In Alkalihalobacillus sp. FSL W8-0930, a single window of DNA contains:
- the glsA gene encoding glutaminase A — protein sequence MENMQEEILEYLEKIIEEEKQLARKGEIPDYIEAVDNNDHGAVTVSLTSTNGTTVRAGDYEGRFSLQSIAKLFPLALALMDHGSEEVFKYTGKAPTGNVYHSLIQMEMQEKEKPLNPLVNSGAIVMCGLMKGKDADEKVERILSLARKMTGNPDLSYNEEVYQAEDQDLNRSLFYYNRHNGFIKGEFEDTLPVYWKMTAIEVTIEELSNMAAVIANHGICVHSGEELIPTDVVTTLKAFMTTCGMYDESGSFALEVGIPAKSGVSGSIVAAIPGKLGIGVMGPDLNQYSNSIAGIRMLKKISDKWKLSIFSKDEIGEEKGES from the coding sequence ATGGAAAATATGCAAGAAGAAATCCTTGAATATCTAGAGAAAATCATTGAAGAAGAAAAACAGCTTGCACGAAAGGGTGAGATCCCTGATTATATCGAAGCCGTGGATAATAATGACCATGGGGCTGTAACGGTGTCACTGACCTCAACGAATGGCACAACCGTGCGCGCAGGCGATTACGAGGGGCGCTTTTCCTTGCAAAGTATTGCTAAGCTATTTCCGCTAGCACTCGCTTTAATGGATCATGGAAGTGAAGAAGTATTTAAATATACCGGGAAAGCGCCAACCGGTAACGTCTACCACTCCCTGATCCAAATGGAGATGCAGGAGAAGGAGAAGCCACTTAATCCATTAGTGAATTCAGGAGCTATTGTTATGTGTGGGTTAATGAAGGGGAAGGATGCCGATGAGAAGGTTGAGCGTATCTTATCTCTTGCCAGAAAAATGACTGGTAACCCTGATTTATCTTACAACGAAGAAGTGTACCAAGCAGAGGATCAGGACCTAAACCGATCACTCTTTTACTATAATCGACATAATGGCTTTATTAAAGGTGAGTTTGAAGATACACTCCCTGTCTATTGGAAAATGACTGCGATTGAAGTCACCATTGAAGAACTCTCAAATATGGCTGCTGTCATCGCAAATCATGGAATTTGCGTGCATTCAGGAGAAGAATTAATCCCTACGGATGTTGTCACAACATTAAAGGCATTTATGACTACATGTGGCATGTATGATGAATCAGGCTCCTTTGCTTTAGAAGTTGGGATTCCAGCTAAAAGTGGGGTATCCGGAAGTATCGTAGCCGCTATACCTGGGAAACTCGGGATCGGAGTGATGGGACCGGACTTAAATCAATACAGTAATAGCATCGCAGGTATTCGAATGTTAAAGAAAATATCAGACAAATGGAAGCTAAGTATTTTTAGTAAGGATGAGATAGGCGAAGAAAAAGGAGAATCCTAG
- a CDS encoding D-2-hydroxyacid dehydrogenase has product MSQPKHLVITHNLSEESLQQIKEVAPDWSIDYGKDPEKWESKLEDASVIVGWKKELKNLNFNQPSSLEWLQTWSAGVDYLPLEEMNQGGITVTSANGVHAYPISETIFALMLGLTRKIHSYVRNQQTKSWENEGLKLEIHGKTIGILGVGAIGEETAKIAKAFGMNVLGLRHSGKENEYVDTMYKTDQLQEMLPACDYVVVTLPLTRETHQLFDKDAFHVMKETAFFINIGRGEIVKEADLVDALTSGQIAGAGLDVFEKEPLEEDSPLWEMDEVIITPHTAGATEHYQERVIQDIFIPNLKNYIEGKKPTINVVDYEKGY; this is encoded by the coding sequence ATGTCACAACCCAAACATTTAGTCATTACACACAATTTATCAGAGGAATCGCTTCAACAAATTAAGGAAGTCGCTCCTGATTGGTCAATTGATTACGGGAAAGATCCTGAGAAGTGGGAATCTAAGCTTGAAGATGCAAGTGTCATTGTAGGTTGGAAAAAAGAGTTGAAGAACTTAAACTTCAATCAACCAAGCTCGCTTGAATGGCTACAGACTTGGAGTGCAGGAGTGGATTACTTACCACTTGAAGAAATGAATCAAGGCGGAATCACTGTAACAAGCGCAAACGGTGTGCATGCCTACCCTATATCTGAAACCATCTTTGCCTTAATGCTCGGACTCACTCGCAAAATTCATTCCTATGTCCGCAATCAACAAACAAAATCATGGGAAAATGAAGGCCTAAAGCTTGAGATCCATGGAAAAACAATTGGAATCCTTGGTGTTGGTGCGATTGGTGAAGAGACAGCCAAAATTGCCAAAGCGTTTGGAATGAATGTGCTTGGTCTGCGCCACTCCGGAAAAGAAAATGAGTATGTAGATACAATGTACAAAACGGATCAACTTCAAGAGATGCTACCAGCTTGCGATTACGTTGTCGTCACCCTTCCTTTAACACGGGAAACACATCAGCTCTTTGATAAAGATGCATTCCATGTCATGAAGGAAACTGCATTCTTTATTAACATTGGGCGTGGTGAAATTGTAAAGGAAGCGGACCTTGTCGACGCCTTAACATCCGGACAAATTGCTGGAGCCGGACTCGATGTATTTGAGAAAGAGCCTCTGGAAGAAGACAGCCCACTTTGGGAAATGGATGAAGTCATCATTACGCCACATACGGCTGGGGCGACAGAGCATTACCAGGAGCGCGTCATCCAGGACATCTTCATACCTAACCTGAAGAATTATATAGAAGGCAAAAAACCAACGATTAACGTTGTTGATTATGAAAAGGGTTATTAA